Proteins from a single region of Streptomyces spectabilis:
- a CDS encoding glycine betaine ABC transporter substrate-binding protein, producing MRLTSRTKAWGAVAGVLLAAGGCGLTSGSPMVDDVKPGIVGQGRPLEGADLTVTSKEFTEQLILGAIMGIAFQAAGADVLDRTGIQGSIGAREAVKGGDADGMYEYTGTAWITYLGNSKPVTDPHQQWEVVREADAKNGLTWLPPAALNNTYALAMNESNAKKYGTKTLSDVAALSKKDPKAVTVCVEGEFANRADGLPGMQKAYGMKLPAGNITQMDTGIIYTQAEKGSCTYGEVFTTDGRIKAMHLTTMADDRRFFPNYNAAPEINSKTLKKYPEIAEVLAPITKKLDNKVAQDLNSKVDVDGEDPHEVAKDWLVEQGFVKE from the coding sequence ATGAGGCTCACGTCGCGTACGAAGGCGTGGGGCGCGGTGGCCGGGGTGCTCCTGGCCGCCGGCGGCTGCGGCCTGACCAGCGGCTCGCCCATGGTGGACGACGTGAAGCCCGGCATCGTCGGCCAGGGCAGGCCGCTGGAGGGCGCCGATCTCACCGTCACGTCGAAGGAGTTCACCGAACAGCTCATCCTCGGCGCGATCATGGGCATCGCCTTCCAGGCGGCGGGCGCGGACGTCCTGGACCGGACGGGGATCCAGGGCTCGATCGGCGCCCGGGAGGCGGTCAAGGGCGGGGACGCGGACGGCATGTACGAGTACACGGGCACCGCGTGGATCACGTACCTCGGCAACTCCAAGCCCGTCACCGACCCGCACCAGCAGTGGGAGGTGGTCCGCGAGGCGGACGCGAAGAACGGCCTGACCTGGCTGCCGCCCGCCGCGCTCAACAACACCTACGCCCTTGCGATGAACGAGTCCAACGCCAAGAAGTACGGCACGAAGACGCTCTCGGACGTCGCCGCGCTCTCCAAGAAGGACCCCAAGGCCGTCACGGTGTGCGTGGAGGGCGAGTTCGCCAACCGCGCGGACGGCCTGCCCGGCATGCAGAAGGCGTACGGCATGAAGCTCCCGGCCGGGAACATCACGCAGATGGACACCGGGATCATCTACACCCAGGCGGAGAAGGGCAGCTGCACCTACGGCGAGGTCTTCACGACGGACGGCCGCATCAAGGCGATGCACCTGACGACGATGGCGGACGACCGCCGCTTCTTCCCCAACTACAACGCGGCTCCCGAGATCAACAGCAAGACCCTCAAGAAGTACCCGGAGATCGCGGAGGTCCTCGCGCCCATCACCAAGAAGCTCGACAACAAGGTGGCGCAGGACCTGAACTCCAAGGTCGACGTGGACGGCGAGGACCCGCACGAGGTGGCGAAGGACTGGCTGGTGGAGCAGGGGTTCGTGAAGGAGTGA
- a CDS encoding ABC transporter permease, whose product MPGNEPRVPERKHAPQEASRPRGEHEVKGLAFRDDGEAEQEAPATPVAREPRRVTWQKLTFLPALLAAVLIATWLWFEQADLDDISKNALSNGQVGKALRQHVELTAISTFFVLIIAIPLGILLTRRRFRKGAPVAMALANMGQATPAIGLLALLVIWMGIGEKAALTGIIIYAVLPVLSNTIAGLKANDPTLLEAARGIGMSPLGVLAKVELPLAVPLILAGVRTALVLNVGTATLATFGGGGGLGVLITTGITNQRMPVLMLGSILTVVLALLVDWLASLAEVVLSPRGLEVRS is encoded by the coding sequence GTGCCCGGGAACGAGCCGCGCGTCCCCGAACGCAAACACGCCCCCCAGGAGGCGTCCCGGCCGCGCGGCGAACACGAGGTCAAGGGCCTGGCCTTCCGCGACGACGGCGAGGCCGAGCAGGAGGCGCCCGCGACCCCGGTGGCGCGCGAGCCGCGCCGGGTGACGTGGCAGAAGCTGACGTTCCTGCCCGCGCTGCTCGCGGCGGTGCTCATCGCCACCTGGCTCTGGTTCGAGCAGGCCGACCTGGACGACATCTCCAAGAACGCGCTGTCCAACGGCCAGGTGGGCAAGGCCCTGCGGCAGCACGTCGAGCTGACGGCGATCTCCACCTTCTTCGTACTGATCATCGCGATCCCGCTGGGGATCCTGCTGACGCGGCGCCGGTTCCGCAAGGGCGCCCCGGTGGCGATGGCCCTGGCGAACATGGGCCAGGCGACCCCCGCGATCGGCCTGCTCGCCCTCCTGGTGATCTGGATGGGCATCGGCGAGAAGGCGGCCCTGACGGGCATCATCATCTACGCCGTCCTGCCGGTGCTCTCCAACACGATCGCGGGCCTGAAGGCGAACGACCCCACCCTCCTGGAGGCCGCGCGCGGGATCGGCATGTCACCGCTCGGCGTGCTCGCCAAGGTCGAACTCCCGCTGGCCGTCCCGCTGATCCTCGCGGGCGTGCGCACCGCGCTCGTCCTGAACGTGGGCACGGCGACGCTCGCGACCTTCGGCGGCGGGGGCGGCCTCGGCGTCCTCATCACCACGGGCATCACCAACCAGCGCATGCCGGTCCTGATGCTCGGCTCGATCCTGACGGTGGTGCTCGCCCTGCTCGTGGACTGGCTGGCGTCGCTCGCCGAGGTGGTCCTCAGTCCCCGCGGCCTGGAGGTGCGCTCATGA